In Cyprinus carpio isolate SPL01 unplaced genomic scaffold, ASM1834038v1 S000006694, whole genome shotgun sequence, the genomic window GCAAAACTTGAGCCCATTTCTGTACTGCTTGTGTTCGTAGCATCTCTGCAAGACATAAAATGGAAAAAGCATGCTAAGAATAACAACACTTTGACTGCACATCAGGCAAAATGAAAGTAGGGTTAAGGTGTGTGGTTAGCAATGTTCATCTTTCGAACACTTCAAATTCCCTTCAAAACCACACAGAAATAAGTGAGGCACATCACGATTCCAAACATAAAATCAGGACACTCAAAGCGTATTATACAAGTGTGAATCACCTCAGCACTCTGTAGAAGATGACACAAAGACAAAAGGAGTTCATGAACTCCTGCAAAGACATGAGCTGGATAATCAAGATATCAATGCCAGAAAAGAATCTGACGCACCTCTTGTTGCAAGCTTCCCCTTAAAGATCTGCTGCTTAAGGCTGGAACACACTACATGGCTCTTAAaatatgaacagattttaaaatactagGCATCGTACACTTACCGACTTTGCAAACAGTCACAGAAGAAAAATTGGGGGAGACCAGACTTCCAAGTCATTCCAATTACAGCAAACTCACACAGAAATGTGCGCCTTGTTGCAAAGAGACacgtgacaaataaaaacaatgtgtgatctaaaatctaaaatgtctGATATCCTCAAACTGaatggaatcatagtctgaagctaagCAGAAGATTCTTTGACTACCATACACTTATGTGATTtgctgtcaactcaaatctgcagactggctctgactttcggtAACTAGCGTCAACTTGTTCAGACTGTAAATCGGGGGAAAGATTGTGTGTAGTGCATTCCAGCCTTTCCTCATGTAACTCTTATAAAATTAGTTCACAATGCTGCTAAAACGCCTGTGGCAGGCTCAGAAAAAAAGGCTATGATGGTAAGATGTTGATTACAAAATTCCGATCTACTTTGGTCACCACAACAGTTTAGACATCTCAGGAGAGCTGTCTGCCAAATATCAACACAACAGTAACATGAAGGAATGACTTCTGGCATAATCAGGTTTAATGGACAGACATCTTTAAGCTCTGCTGTTGGCACTGTTATCATGACTGAAAAGTCATGTGTGAGTCTAAGAAATTAGATCAAAATAAGGTCTTCTCAAGCTCCCTCACTGTGACAGAACAGAAACAGATGttagaaaacacaaataaaccatcgTCAGATGACTCTGAATGTCTAACTCTGTATTCTGGAATAACAAAAATCACGATTGTCTCACAATCAGTAAAAACAACCATTTGGGGCTGTTTCGTGACTGGTCATTAACACACATTACTAATTAAGAGCAATGACTGCTGAGTCACTACGACCTAAAACTACTTCTTAAAGCTCAAAGCATTTCATAACAAGAAAAGTTCATCATTTGGATGTTTAAAACTATTCTAATTGTTCTCTATCAGAGTAGTCATTTTTCCGGCTCTGTCCTAGAAAGCTGAACTTTCCCAGAATTCGTGATCATAATTGTTGTCTAGGCAGACAGCTAACcgggttttgagacacagccaacCTGTCAAGCAAGTCAGCCTCTCACAGTACACTctcttttggtttctgtgtaAACCTTAAAAGTAAACTTGATACTCAATCAATTAAACCTGTATTCTGTGGCATAATCTTAAGAAAAACCCTGTGAAATCACAATAGTTTTGCAGCTTTTAGTAAAGGCAGCTTTGCTTCACGCTGCCGTGTCAGCATATAACACTACATGCTAGTAGTGTTGACAAATTTAAGGGTCAACCATTATTAAATCTCAGTAACAGAATAACTGTTAAACACAATATATATCAAGTAACTAATATCAATAACTGACTCATATTGCATTACACCCACTTCTGTCCAATCAAAAACACGTCCCTCCCTCGACATGACTAAGAAATCCTGATTCATGAACTAAAGCTTCCATTTCCCAATTCGTATATAATGCACTTATGGTTAATGTTAATGCATGATTTCTCCAGTTAGGATCTGACAACAGATCTGAGGGGCAGCGTTCAGGTACGAATTAAAATGTCAATGCAAAATAATGGTGTATTTAAAACCATGCTTTTCCAATAAAGCTTGCATAACAAATCAGTAAACGACACACTAACGTAATTATTGCAACACTGCCTTCGTACGTTTCATGCtctgctattatttttattatcttgagGTTAGTGTTGCTTTAAATGGATTCGCTTTCATTCTGTTCACTTGTACGGTGACTAATCGATTCAACCCCTTACTGCACGAAACCCTCCAACAACACGGTCATCAGCATTGTTTAATGTTCATTCCGTCCACACAGCAACCAAATCACCGATCTCTGCGTTTGGCCGTTCTGTGTCGGGCAAGTTCATCCGTTCTCAAAGTGCGTGAACGTGCATGAGCTAATAGTCACGTTACGAGTATTAAAGCAGACCAATGCTCTCTGTTAGCTCGCAGAGACTCCGAGTGGGTTTCTCTTGAGGTCAGCGGAGAGAGATCCTGGCTAAAATAGGAAGGGGGTTGACACACGCTTGCGGTCTATTATTAACAATCCAGCGTTCGTTTGCAGATATATTTTCCCCAACTTACCAATATTCTCTTAAAGAGAGCGTTCTCCTTCGGCGGCAGAGTTACCGAGGGCATGCTTCGTCTTCTTCTCTGGTGCTGATCACCGTGACTTTGCTCTGATCATGAATCGGAATCCGCGATCTTTTGGCCGGATTGTCTGCCGTATCGTAAGAGCCCCCCGAACTTCGCTGTGTGGGGCTTCTCGCCTTCACGTGGTGACAGCAGGCCCCCCTTCAGAACCAAAATGGCGACGCTGCTTCTCCCCGGGTCAAGCGGTGAACTGCGCATGCGCGGAGTCTGCACTATTTCCGAGGCGGGGATGAAACAGTGGAAATGaactacacatatatatatatattagacggTAATTATACGAGAAATATAcatgatttgaaattaaatgacaGTGTAAATTTACGATAAAATTTTTAGACCAAGCATATATATTGAATGATATGCCTGTAGTCACTAGATGGCAATATTATCTTGGTCGTATGCTGTTGTGCAATTGACGCAATATCTCAGCAAATATACATTTGTAAGGGCTTGTGGGAGCTATGCTTATGAGGCACTATGTTAAAGACATATTTATaggagatataaacacaattgtaCTAATGCACATATGTTTATTAACTGATTAAACAGCTACTCATAAAAGCCTATTGTGGACAAAATGTGTATAAACTGGAGTAAAAACTTGTAGTATATATggaaaatactgttaaaaaatgaagtaaaagagGTTATGTGGCTTTACATGGTATATATTCAGCTAAAAGTGTGTTAGAGGGATATCGAGGGGATATGATTattcctgtatttttttgttcaatagaaaaagagtaaaaagtatttttgagtGGAAAacttaggatttttttattttatagattcaggataattgtaatttattaatgtatcatTCCAGTAAAAAACAAAGAtgatgtttgtatgtatgtatttttctcatccacatttttattgttttgggaatttttaatttatctttgtcCAGGAGATCAAAGACTACAGCATCTATTTAGAGAACATtgtcaataaaaaagaaaaagaaaacctttaATATTTTCCATGAATATAGagtttttttgataattaatGACTGGTTGTATGTTCACTCGAGTGTGTCGTGATCGATTACTCTCCTTGCCACTAGGCCAGCCAATTCATTCAGGAGCCAGGGAAAGTAATCGAGCAAGGAGCGCATCTTGTCTGGGAGAGAAACGCTGTGAAAATGCCTTTTGGTCGGTTATTGTTGCGGACTTCAACTGTCAATAAGAGTGAGTAGTTCAACAATGCAAATTGTATTTGGCGAACATTATAGTCTCAGTACATTTCCTCGGTACATTTGTTAATTAGCCTCATGTAAGTTAGCAAAGCAGGATGGCCTGACCTTGCTTAGCACAGCAAGACTAGCAACACAGCAGCAGCCCATACATTAGTTTCACCGCACGTATGAGTTATTTATGTTACAggcatttatttacagttttagaaaacattttcagGTGTTATGCGATTTTAATTGCCATTTTCAaggtgtttgttattttttaatacaaggacactgaaaaacagtttttaataccTTAATACATGTAACATTAATATGGAATATTgtgcataaaataacattttaaatatttggaaaaCTGCCACCAGTGGGTTAATAAATGAATTCATATACAAACTATCAAGTTTCAAGTTACCAAAACTATCCAATTAATCAAGCATTGTGTTAAATATAAACGGGTTTCttgctttttctctcttttcagttGTTTAGCAGAAATTCCTTTATAGCTTCAAAACCGGATCCCTCCAAGCCAAACATGCTGAGAGTAGGACTGGCATTCGGGAGCACTGCTGTCTTGTGGGCATTGGTAACTCACTTTGAATGATCTCTCGAACATATGCACAAACTTTCTTCTTTGATTTTTCTAACCACACTCTCTGTTCCCCACCAGCTGTTTAAACAGCACAGCACTGATGTGCATGAGTACAAAACACGGAACGGGTTAGAGTAATTCACCAGGCCATGTAAGTGAAACCATTATCATATCTTTAGTCAGTGTAAGTGTCATTTGTTAAGTGATGCCATGCTAATGATGTAATAGTAactgtttttttcctttgtaGGGCAGCGATTGCTCTGTGCTTTGTGGATCTTCTGTTTCCTTTGCTTTTGAAAGATGTACAATAACGTTTATTAAAGATGTGTATATATAACTTTCCTCTTGTCACTCTCTCTTGACTCCAGCAAACATGAGTTGCCGAGATAAATATACGGTTTAGCTTTGTTCCTTTCAGTTTAGACTAATGATGTGGTTTATAAGCAAAACAATTACAGAATCATTCTTGAACTTTgtctattttaataaagtaaatataactGTTAATTctttttgttaaactgtgaaaTCAGACTTTTAGAATAATTATGTGGTTTATAAGCAAAACACAGTGACGTTCCAAGATtcaatttttaatattcaataagaGTCAGGTTAATGTGTTTAGGAGAAACAAGTTGACGATTTGAGTAAAAAGATTACCTTCATACAGTGGAGGACATGCATGGACACACAAAACTGCGAGTATGTTAGGTGTAATGGTAAATCTCTGCACCAAGATCtcataatagtatattaattaatTGGCCAGAGAGCTCTGGAGAATGTCCTGTCTTATTAATCACTGCAGCTTATCAACACACAGAAAAGCATACTGTATAAACATACTATTAAACAGaatagtataataaaaattaGACTCCAGCTAACAGTAGACAGGTTGTTACACAGAAAACCATTCTGCAAATTTCTGGTAAAGTTAGTATCCAGTTATGAAACCTAGAAAACAACTATGAGAAAATGTTCTTATTAGGTTGCCACACGAGCACCCCTGTGAACGTTTTTCGGAACATAAGAATATGGATAAAAAGAATCGGGAACCATACACTAATGTTAGGGAAATGTAGTCTACTGTAATTACTGATACCATGATAAATCTGCAAAAACTGGGATCATCCTGTGGCACTTTAATtcaatttagatgtttttttttgcaatgtaagtagcatcaattaaacaaataatacaggTAAAAAGACTATTTGAGTAAATATAAGATACTTCATGCTTTGAAGGAGTGTTGCCAACTTtgcaattttgttgctagatttagcaacttttcaaactaccctagcaacttaaaaaaaaaaaaaaaaagcactaagcaacaaatttagttatttttaaaggtttttggcaacttttagcaacttttgtaaagtgactcaaatgataaaaaaagtcatttttcatCTAAATTGCACAAAAGAGGAAATCATTGAAAACAGCTAGCCAGCGAAGCAGCACATCAAAACCTGGAGAGAGCTGGAGAAAGATGCCTAACAGTACaaacatcaaatgtgcattaagttTCTAGTTCCAATTGGTCAggtaataaatgcacatttatgatacagcatgttattagcttgtacAATTGTTGTTCAATTAGGTACACTTAAAGGAAAAGATATGTGGAAAAAACTGAAAAGGTACTAGTAATTTTCTGCATTATCCATAAGTTGTAAGTTAAAACACAAAACCAATGTGGAACTTAAAACACccctgtggaaaaaaaatacttattgttGAATATAAAACGTGCCCAACCTGTGAAAAAtaatcgactgtcctgcattgtttagcttcaacacTAATCAAaccacacctgcctttaattttttaagttgagCCTGAAGaacttaattagttgcttcaggtgtgtttgattagggttggagctgaactttacaggacagtcgatcgccaggagcagggttgggcacccctgatatAAACAGTACAAGGTGTCCTATTTTTATAGACTTGTGTAGCACACTAACTAACTACCAGAACACTGATTAAACTATAATTGTTGAGAAAGAGCAGTCTTACtagttaataagaaaatacattaaatctgtAACTGTTCAGTGATTCAATGTAGTAAAAAATATCCGATCATCAAGATGTGCTACTTTtgttacttttacaaattaaaatattttatgtttataatatttttttttatgaacaaataacgtaaaaaatatatatttttcgcTGAGATTTGAGTAATATCGTTGTATATTCTACGTAAGAACGCTGTTTTGTGTAATGGTtatgcaatgacatcacaacatcCTTCAGCAttttttagcaacaaatcgaTCTGCCTTTAGGAACTTaccctgaaaattagttggcaacaccgCTTTGAAGGCAGTGCTACGGAATCCCAGCAGTTGGGAGGGTTTAGTCGAGCGTTTTCTCCTCCCCTCCGTGTGTCTCCGCTCTTTCAGTCATTCATTGCGTCTCCGCAGGACTCGCAGTTTGGACGATGTCTGTGTGCAGAGCAGCCTGGCAGAGGTGTGGGCCTCTCGCGCGACAGTCCCTGTACCGCGCACACCTCAATAGAGATGGTGAGCACCATCTTATCTGTCTCATAAAGTTTCATTTTTCCTAGAAATCATGTCATTTGCAATGCGCTTTGGGCTTTCGCGATCTGTTTAATTGTGATATTTCACACATTCCGATGTTGCCGACAGTGAAAATGTGCTTGAGCGAGCTATAtacatgttattttacaaaaacgaCAAATTTTTGGGCAGGTTACATGTAGTTTAGGGTTAAGGGGACATGAAGGTCAAGTCTCAACATCGGATCCTATTGGTGCTCCACAGTTTTTAAATGGCTTTCGAGATACGCTCACGTTTTAGGGCCCTTCAGAGGTTACAAGTCTACTATACTAACACATATTCGCAGTCATTTTCAGGGAACACAATGTACACACTTCTCCAAACCGCAGCCTGGCATCAAGCACACAAAAAATGTAGCCATCTTGGCCAATGCAGATCTGCACTAAAATAGTCATTTTGCAGAGAcctatttattaagaaaaaaaaaaacccatccctGTGCATTTTAAACATTGTGAAGTTAGGTTGTGGACTCTTGAACGTGATTCGATTAATGTTTGTTCTGTCAAATTCATTCTGTCGTCACTAAATGGATTATGAAACACAAAATTGCGTAATAGGGAATCGGTTGAAATTTGACATCATGGTATAAGTACACATACTGCTTGATTTGTGACCTTCAATGTTCTCAGGGTGCTATATGTTTCCACGAACAGCTCACGTGGTTGTTTACGTGGTCGcgttaaggctgatttatacttacAGACGCAGGCGCGCGGACCTATGGAACTCAGTGGATGCTGTATGGCAAGCCGTGTTACATTTAATCCTTGAAAATAGTCAATTTCAtgctactagtacttatttttaagCTACTCCATTCCATTAGGcactaatgttattttttaggtACATACAGACATCAACTATTCAGGTCTGACTAGTATGTTTCCCAATTGTGACTAGTTATTAGATAGTACTACTAGTTTTTAATTAGTCTAAAGTTTTGTGCCCTagctcatgctttttttttttttttaattcagttctgtGTTTTCGCTCATGGATTTGTATATGTAGTTTAGAGTTTTTCTACCTTAGGCAtctaaacatttgcatttattatatttaatttagcacTGGCATTTCAATCTCACAATCACCGCAGTTCCTTTATGTACCCTAGGGGGGTTAGTACTAGACCCCTGTTGGGAAACCCTGgttgtttaaataaacatgcaaacattCTTGAAGCCAGACATTTGCAGTGCTGTGTTTGATTGTATTGgataaatgaatgtgaaaatcTAGGTTAGGATGTTTGTAATGCAGTTAATAAgaatattacatgaaaataagCATAGATATAATCACACTGTCTGTCTTTGTTCAATAAGTATCTCCTCAAATAGCCATGAGCGGATGGCCGATAGGCCTACACTTGTTCAGATACCACTTGCTTAAAGCCTTTCATTGTAATTCTAGTTCACTCAGCCACTCCAGTATCAAGCTGTGATAATCTCTTTTTGCAGAGGGAGATTTGCTGGTTAGTTGGTTCAGAAAGTTCATGGGTTTCAAcagacatgaggttgagtaaatgatctTTTTGTAAATGGTGAACTTTGAatatagtgttgtaaaaaaagatatatattattGGACGCTTTAACTtgtggaataaaataaatgtgactgaCTGCAAACAGAGCATTTTTggtaacttaatttattttttttattaatttattccttttttatatatactgcatccacaccactagatgtcagtatattgggattttttttttcattttgtaaaatattgtgtgatattgagtttcctttcatttatttcttatttgctgTTGTTAAATGGTATTATGTAAATATAGGTATTATAATCGGCTATTTCTAACCTAAATTAGATATTGTCATCAGCATCTGACATTGAAAAAGTTATGTTGGTTCCTATTAGTCTAACCGAGCACATATCGTTTTCAGTTTGCTTCACCCTTTGACTCCTGGGAAAGATTAACAGAATAGCTGGTATAAATAACACAGAGGTGTCTAAAACCTATTTACTCTAGCTGGGCACAAGTGACTGGATTATTTTAAGGAGAGTATTGAAGTTTCTCCTTAACAAATCTACAAATTTTGTGTCAGAATGATCTTTGCCCTCCTATCCTGTTTGGACTGCACTGATGGTTTTCTAAATTTAAGTTGCTCCCTGCCCTCTAACTTTTTTTAGGACAAGGAACTGTCAGCACTGAGGAGACTTAGTGGAAGCTaagtttataaaatgaaatatttggtGATATAAAAGCAATTATCTAGGTaagaaaatagagaaaataatgcataaatcttT contains:
- the LOC122144481 gene encoding NADH dehydrogenase [ubiquinone] 1 subunit C1, mitochondrial-like encodes the protein MPFGRLLLRTSTVNKSEYRNSFIASKPDPSKPNMLRVGLAFGSTAVLWALLFKQHSTDVHEYKTRNGLE